One window of Myxococcales bacterium genomic DNA carries:
- a CDS encoding ATP synthase F0 subunit C: MSKNKLALVVATLVTLFATSAFAQDGGAAANKFSAQAMAALGAGLAIGLAVLGGAMGQGRAAAAALEGISRNPGAAARIQTPMILGLALIESLVLFAFAIAYLLQAKVI, encoded by the coding sequence ATGTCGAAGAACAAGCTGGCGCTGGTCGTCGCTACGCTCGTCACCCTGTTCGCCACCAGCGCGTTCGCGCAGGATGGCGGAGCCGCTGCCAACAAGTTCTCGGCCCAGGCCATGGCTGCCCTCGGCGCCGGCCTCGCGATTGGCCTCGCCGTGCTCGGTGGCGCCATGGGACAGGGTCGTGCCGCAGCGGCCGCCCTCGAAGGCATCAGCCGCAACCCGGGCGCCGCGGCCCGCATTCAGACGCCGATGATTCTCGGTCTCGCACTGATCGAGTCGTTGGTGCTGTTCGCGTTCGCGATTGCGTACCTGCTCCAGGCCAAGGTCATCTGA
- a CDS encoding ATP synthase subunit I: MTTKTPTEKDPGTARAVWTVALVGAAFTVGAGFVGGFTLTRSVALGAVIATANLWVIGWVVGGMFGDKRGRVPWPLIAVLKMGVLFGGLYLLLKTGWVELLPVMIGYGALPIGVVIRQFGAPRAVGEET; this comes from the coding sequence ATGACGACGAAGACCCCGACTGAGAAAGACCCCGGCACGGCGCGCGCCGTCTGGACGGTCGCGCTCGTGGGTGCCGCGTTCACCGTCGGCGCGGGCTTCGTTGGTGGGTTCACACTGACTCGCAGTGTCGCCCTCGGCGCGGTGATCGCGACGGCCAACCTGTGGGTCATTGGCTGGGTCGTCGGCGGCATGTTCGGTGACAAGCGAGGTCGCGTGCCGTGGCCGCTGATCGCCGTGTTGAAGATGGGTGTGCTGTTCGGGGGGCTCTACCTTCTGCTCAAGACCGGCTGGGTCGAGCTGTTGCCGGTGATGATCGGCTACGGCGCGTTGCCCATCGGTGTCGTCATTCGTCAGTTCGGCGCCCCGCGCGCCGTGGGTGAGGAGACCTGA
- a CDS encoding metallophosphoesterase — translation MQLVRRVGLVSAIALALSGGCLRPTQERAERDLEVGKAKKHGIEVVVTDGLAAVRELQPGKLQLWSSAPAWEMDVITSESVAPTWILSLENVLSDVELRAESNGKPLTVSLLDQKLPTRKRYRVTLPADARTHFVLAPPDRDDASKWRFAVMSDVQEAIDRVGELYSQMNQVKGLRFLLGAGDLTQQGQVDELERFKSELTSLDVPYYTTLGNHELGDEGPAYQDWYGRASFSFVFRKVRFSMLDSASASVDPMVFDWLDGWLAKSKNDVHIVAMHIPPIDPVGVRNGSFASRNEAAKLLTRLAKGKVDLTLYGHIHSYYSFDNAGIPAFISGGGGAIPERFDNIGRHFLVVDVDPKKGIENVELVPVD, via the coding sequence ATGCAGCTCGTTCGCCGTGTGGGATTGGTGTCTGCCATTGCGCTCGCGCTCTCCGGGGGCTGCCTGCGCCCGACTCAGGAGCGCGCGGAGCGAGATCTCGAGGTCGGCAAGGCGAAGAAACACGGCATCGAGGTCGTGGTCACGGATGGGCTGGCCGCAGTCCGCGAGCTCCAGCCAGGGAAACTCCAGCTCTGGAGCAGTGCTCCGGCGTGGGAGATGGACGTCATCACGAGCGAGAGCGTCGCACCGACCTGGATCCTCAGCCTGGAGAACGTGCTCTCCGACGTCGAGCTTCGAGCGGAGAGCAACGGCAAACCGCTGACCGTCAGCTTGCTCGACCAGAAGCTGCCGACCCGCAAACGCTACCGCGTGACGCTGCCTGCGGATGCACGCACCCACTTCGTGCTCGCCCCACCCGACCGCGACGACGCCTCGAAATGGCGCTTTGCCGTGATGAGCGACGTGCAGGAAGCCATCGATCGGGTCGGTGAGCTCTACTCCCAGATGAACCAGGTGAAGGGCTTGCGCTTCTTACTGGGCGCGGGCGACCTGACCCAACAAGGTCAGGTCGACGAGCTCGAGCGCTTCAAGAGTGAGCTCACGTCACTGGACGTGCCGTACTACACGACGCTCGGCAATCACGAGCTCGGTGACGAGGGGCCCGCCTACCAAGATTGGTATGGACGAGCCAGCTTCAGCTTCGTATTCCGCAAGGTCCGCTTCTCGATGCTGGACTCGGCGAGCGCGAGCGTCGATCCCATGGTCTTCGACTGGCTCGACGGCTGGCTCGCCAAGAGCAAAAACGACGTTCACATCGTCGCCATGCACATCCCGCCGATCGATCCGGTGGGCGTGCGAAACGGCTCCTTTGCCAGCCGCAACGAGGCGGCAAAGCTGCTCACACGCCTGGCCAAGGGCAAGGTGGATCTGACCCTGTACGGCCACATCCACAGCTATTACTCCTTCGACAACGCCGGCATCCCCGCCTTCATCTCCGGCGGCGGCGGAGCAATCCCCGAGCGCTTCGACAACATCGGCAGACACTTCCTGGTAGTGGACGTCGATCCGAAAAAGGGGATCGAGAACGTCGAGCTGGTGCCGGTGGACTAG
- a CDS encoding AtpZ/AtpI family protein, whose amino-acid sequence MKQNWKGLGTYGTVGLELALSVLFGLFVGNWLDRKLGTRWIALVGFGFGLAAGVRSLWRALRQANLDAERMDREDREARKKFDDDEDPD is encoded by the coding sequence GTGAAGCAAAACTGGAAAGGTCTCGGTACCTACGGGACGGTCGGACTTGAGCTGGCACTCAGCGTGCTGTTTGGCCTCTTCGTAGGAAATTGGCTCGATCGAAAGCTCGGCACTCGCTGGATTGCTCTGGTGGGTTTCGGATTCGGTCTCGCCGCTGGTGTCCGGAGTCTCTGGCGTGCACTGCGCCAGGCCAACCTCGACGCCGAGCGCATGGACCGCGAAGACCGCGAAGCCAGGAAGAAGTTCGATGACGACGAAGACCCCGACTGA
- the atpB gene encoding F0F1 ATP synthase subunit A yields MPEHASWLTLLLAYAKDTLSHNAESIGDSMVGHHPPTWQSFEPITASLLVSLIVILVALRVKSRLADANEAVIPDDQLTLRTFMEAFLGYFYDLSKSVMDADRAKKYFPIIGTSATFVFFSNIMALFPGLPVATSSLNITLGCALVVFIYFNYVGIQTNGMAYVKHLMGPKIWLAPLIFPIEVISLCVRPITLAVRLMLNMAVDHLILGIFLALVATLVPLPVMVLGILVVVVQTLVFTLLTSIYISLATEHEEHH; encoded by the coding sequence ATGCCCGAGCACGCATCCTGGCTCACGCTGTTACTCGCGTATGCGAAGGACACCCTCTCGCACAACGCCGAATCGATCGGTGATTCCATGGTTGGGCATCACCCACCCACGTGGCAGAGCTTCGAGCCGATCACGGCCTCGCTGCTGGTTTCGCTGATCGTGATTCTGGTCGCGCTGCGGGTGAAGTCGCGCTTGGCCGACGCCAACGAGGCCGTCATCCCCGACGACCAGCTCACCCTCCGCACCTTCATGGAGGCGTTCCTCGGGTACTTCTACGATCTGTCGAAGAGCGTCATGGACGCGGACCGGGCCAAGAAATACTTCCCGATCATCGGCACCTCCGCCACGTTCGTGTTCTTCTCGAACATCATGGCGCTGTTCCCCGGGCTTCCGGTGGCGACCAGCAGTCTCAACATCACCCTCGGCTGTGCCCTGGTGGTGTTCATCTACTTCAACTACGTCGGTATTCAGACCAACGGCATGGCCTACGTCAAACACTTGATGGGGCCGAAGATCTGGCTCGCGCCGCTGATCTTCCCGATCGAGGTGATCTCGCTGTGTGTCCGGCCGATCACCCTGGCCGTACGCTTGATGCTGAACATGGCCGTCGATCACCTGATCTTGGGGATCTTCCTGGCGCTGGTCGCGACCCTCGTGCCGCTGCCAGTGATGGTGCTCGGCATCCTCGTGGTCGTCGTCCAAACCCTCGTCTTCACCCTGCTCACGAGCATCTACATCTCGCTCGCGACAGAGCACGAAGAGCACCACTGA